One window of Watersipora subatra chromosome 3, tzWatSuba1.1, whole genome shotgun sequence genomic DNA carries:
- the LOC137390728 gene encoding uncharacterized protein has protein sequence MAEQPPSDSRKNPKSSMNEAKIDKTGLLSYIRIGSQRRPKDYSSSPTISNPSGHYIWDFLNWGLTTPYGLERLANVSPNNRDIVPYADMDQGRLFVRVSVQDLATLQLAYQEGLAMLQKTQMRVSKLKEENEKLQAAIKDWSLQTAELTMDNAELQQEVGNLKRELRTGSISIDEHKELMDLLCQNVCRMVGESASTQAWQASAFNDLLKLVFSLPAKLQERLAYVCPNFAKLLETTEPKTVVFTDAKISIERILRVLPPDIECWIVEELARKLNKRKGTLQLSDSIKFCGVEHREKPLAPGGTTSAQRTSILFSEESSSISAPDLPAREYSLSELDFTALPIRSSEDPVNTTASALDRLDSLVSGTCDNSPEQFSSKDCDSRTKAKIFSAKGKDNGQHTSNGDFNTSKTISPHVENGKDEIQSKNTAAVFLQNGRTDTVYPDVVINNQTESRNSRSSSMGAPLAHSTPLDTLSTITNPRQQINLKPLRKRKKRKISRWNFAARICSSGRSNTMSDSESMDSSVYLQAVHPKMKIPKRHGRPTNGHRWLFKINKL, from the exons ATGGCTGAGCAACCGCCTTCAGACTCGCGCAAAAACCCAAAGTCGTCTATGAATGAggcaaaaattgataaaactgggTTGCTCTCCTACATTCGAATTGGCAGCCAGAGGAGGCCTAAAGACTACAGCTCTAGTCCAACTATATCCAATCCATCAGGACATTATATTTGGGACTTTCTCAATTGGGG ACTAACAACACCTTACGGCTTAGAGAGGCTGGCTAATGTCAGCCCTAACAACAGGGATATAGTACCTTATGCTGACATGGATCAAGGCAGGCTATTTGTGAGAGTTTCTGTTCAAGATC TAGCAACATTGCAGCTGGCCTACCAGGAAGGTTTAGCGATGTTACAAAAGACACAGATGAGAGTTAGTAAGCTAAAAGAAGAGAATGAGAAGTTGCAGGCTGCCATCAAAGACTGGTCATTACAGACAGCAGAACTCACTATGGATAACGCAGAGCTTCAGCAGGAAGTAGGCAATCTGAAGAGGGAGCTAAGAACAGGATCAATCTCGATAGATGAGCACAAAGAGCTGATGGATTTATTGTGCca AAACGTATGCCGCATGGTTGGAGAGTCAGCATCTACTCAGGCCTGGCAAGCATCAGCATTCAATGACCTCCTCAAATTAGTATTTTCCTTACCTGCAAAGTTACAAGAGAGGCTAGCTTATGTGTGTCCTAACTTTGCGAAGCTCTTGGAGACCACCGAACCAAAGACAGTTGTTTTTACTGATGCAAAGATCAGTATCGAACGAATCCTACGGGTTTTGCCACCAGACATCGAATGTTGGATTGTAGAGGAACTAGCACGCAAACTGAACAAACGAAAAGGCACTTTACAGCTGTCTGACTCGATAAAATTCTGTGGTGTCGAACATCGCGAAAAGCCACTTGCGCCTGGTGGTACAACATCGGCACAAAGAACATCTATCCTATTTAGTGAGGAAAGCTCCAGTATTTCAGCGCCTGACCTACCAGCAAGAGAGTATTCCTTGAGTGAACTAGATTTCACTGCATTACCTATAAGGAGCTCTGAAGATCCAGTGAACACGACAGCTAGTGCTCTGGATAGGTTGGATTCTCTTGTTTCAGGCACCTGTGACAACTCTCCAGAGCAATTCTCTTCAAAGGATTGTGACTCGAGGACTAAGGCTAAGATCTTTAGTGCAAAAGGGAAAGATAATGGACAGCATACTTCAAATGGAGATTTCAATACGAGCAAGACCATTTCTCCTCATGTTGAAAATGGTAAAGATGAAATTCAAAGTAAAAACACTGCTGCGGTATTTCTCCAAAATGGCCGCACAGACACAGTCTACCCTGATGTTGTTATCAACAACCAAACGGAGAGTAGAAACAGTAGGAGCTCGAGCATGGGTGCTCCGCTTGCTCATAGCACGCCTCTAGACACTCTCTCAACAATAACCAATCCGAGACAACAGATAAACTTGAAACCtttaagaaaaagaaaaaaacgaaAAATTTCTCGCTGGAATTTTGCAGCGAGAATTTGTTCCTCGGGCAGATCAAACACAATGTCTGACAGCGAAAGCATGGACTCCTCTGTCTATTTACAGGCGGTTCATCCTAAGATGAAGATTCCAAAACGCCATGGCAGGCCAACAAATGGACATAGGTGGCTGTTCAAgataaacaaactataa
- the LOC137390301 gene encoding lysine-rich nucleolar protein 1-like has translation MEELNLSENETELVPRDTAAMDDAEAKKREKKNKRRNRKLATESENEAKSVQPAAVTMGQWSTADLGNSDRQNKFFKLMGGFGASHKTNLSNSNASPKPFAAKFNAALDKKRESQLQNRLEQQFDQARFTSLNAKGLGLGFTQPKKNSIDISAVRSKRFDD, from the exons ATGGAGGAACTGAACCTTTCTG AAAATGAGACAGAGTTGGTTCCACGAGATACTGCAGCCATGGATGATGCTGAAGccaaaaaaagagagaaaaagaataAAAGGCGCAATCGGAAATTGGCTACAGAATCAGAAAATGAGGCCAAATCCGTACAACCGGCAGCGGTTACTATGGGTCAGTGGAGTACTGCCGATTTGGGCAACTCGGACAGACagaataagttttttaaattgatgGGTGGCTTTGGTGCCTCGCATAAAACTAACTTGTCAAACTCGAATGCGTCACCGAAACCTTTTGCTGCCAAGTTCAACGCAGCACTCGACAAAAAGAGGGAGTCTCAACTGCAGAACCGACTTGAGCAACAGTTCGACCAGGCAAGATTCACAAGTTTGAATGCCAAAGGTCTTGGACTTGGCTTTACTCAGCCGAAAAAGAACTCGATTGACATCTCAGCTGTTCGGTCTAAAAGGTTTGATGATTAG